From the Streptomyces pluripotens genome, one window contains:
- a CDS encoding GNAT family N-acetyltransferase, with protein MTGVSTLDRPPQPAAPTRYTVTLARDEADVRAAQRLRHDVFAGEMGALLTTPQPGLDVDAFDAYCDHLLVHETRTGQVVGTYRLLPPERAAVAGRLYSESEFELGALDAIRPGLVEVGRSCVHPDHRDGAVIGLIWAGIARYMVDRGHEWLAGCCSVPLADGGALATATWARVRTRHLAPEEYRVRPLLPWLPEIAAPTGHRELPALLRGYLRLGAWVCGEPAHDPDFGVADLYVLLPMRRINPRYLRHFLSLVPA; from the coding sequence ATGACCGGCGTTTCCACCCTCGACCGTCCCCCGCAGCCCGCGGCCCCCACCCGCTACACCGTCACCCTCGCCCGCGACGAGGCCGACGTGCGTGCCGCCCAGCGGCTGCGGCACGACGTCTTCGCCGGGGAGATGGGGGCCCTGCTGACCACCCCGCAGCCGGGCCTCGACGTCGACGCCTTCGACGCCTACTGCGACCACCTGCTCGTCCACGAAACCCGGACCGGGCAGGTGGTCGGCACCTACCGGCTGCTGCCGCCGGAGCGGGCAGCCGTCGCCGGACGGCTGTACTCGGAGAGCGAGTTCGAACTGGGCGCGCTGGACGCGATCCGGCCCGGCCTGGTGGAGGTCGGTCGCTCGTGCGTACACCCCGACCACCGCGACGGCGCGGTCATCGGCCTCATCTGGGCGGGCATAGCCCGCTACATGGTCGACCGGGGGCACGAGTGGCTGGCCGGCTGCTGTTCCGTACCGCTCGCCGACGGCGGGGCGCTGGCCACCGCGACCTGGGCGCGAGTGCGCACCAGGCACCTGGCGCCCGAGGAATACCGGGTGCGGCCACTGCTGCCGTGGCTGCCGGAGATTGCCGCGCCGACCGGGCACCGCGAGCTTCCCGCACTGCTGCGCGGCTATCTGCGCCTGGGCGCGTGGGTGTGCGGCGAGCCTGCGCACGATCCGGACTTCGGGGTCGCGGACCTGTACGTCCTGCTGCCGATGCGCCGGATCAACCCGCGCTACCTGCGGCACTTCCTCTCCCTCGTGCCGGCCTGA
- a CDS encoding lysophospholipid acyltransferase family protein has protein sequence MSVWLPTAPCTPGACVEQARTTAAVPRAVVRLAAVTALVLAGIVLSPLGGRIPAEWVRRWCRMIVRSVGVRVRITGTVAPDGGMLLVANHVSWLDIPLLAAVRPARMLAKTEIGQWPVAGALAARGGTLFIERDRLRALPGTVARIAGALREGAAVAAFPEGSTWCGRAHGRFRRAVFQAALDAGVPVQPVRLRYRQQGGGPGTVAAFVGEDTLLASLWRVARTRLLVAEVEVRSVIPPGTHADRRSLARAAQPAAPEPAWTHAALVGDGSAAPPRAASRAQATMRAR, from the coding sequence ATGAGCGTCTGGCTGCCCACCGCGCCCTGCACCCCGGGCGCCTGCGTGGAACAGGCCAGGACGACCGCGGCCGTACCGCGCGCAGTGGTGCGGCTGGCCGCGGTCACGGCCCTGGTGCTGGCCGGAATCGTGCTGTCTCCGCTCGGCGGGCGGATACCAGCAGAGTGGGTCAGGCGGTGGTGCCGGATGATCGTGCGGTCTGTCGGGGTCCGGGTCCGCATCACCGGCACCGTCGCGCCGGACGGGGGGATGCTGCTGGTCGCCAACCACGTCTCCTGGCTGGACATCCCGCTGCTGGCTGCCGTACGGCCCGCCAGGATGCTCGCCAAGACCGAGATCGGGCAGTGGCCGGTGGCGGGCGCGCTGGCCGCCCGCGGCGGGACCCTGTTCATCGAGCGGGACCGGCTGCGTGCCCTGCCCGGCACGGTCGCCCGGATCGCCGGTGCTCTGCGCGAGGGAGCGGCGGTGGCCGCCTTCCCCGAAGGCAGCACCTGGTGCGGTCGGGCCCACGGTCGCTTCCGTCGGGCCGTCTTCCAGGCCGCGCTGGACGCGGGCGTGCCCGTACAGCCGGTCCGGCTGCGCTACCGGCAGCAGGGCGGCGGGCCCGGCACCGTGGCGGCGTTCGTCGGTGAGGACACCCTGCTGGCGTCCCTCTGGCGGGTGGCCCGTACCCGCTTGCTGGTTGCCGAGGTGGAGGTGCGGTCGGTGATACCACCGGGCACCCACGCCGACCGTCGCTCCCTTGCCCGTGCGGCCCAGCCGGCTGCCCCGGAGCCCGCCTGGACCCACGCGGCGCTGGTCGGGGACGGTTCGGCGGCCCCGCCGCGGGCCGCAAGCCGGGCTCAGGCCACGATGCGTGCCAGGTAG